A portion of the Gossypium arboreum isolate Shixiya-1 chromosome 8, ASM2569848v2, whole genome shotgun sequence genome contains these proteins:
- the LOC108468068 gene encoding COP9 signalosome complex subunit 6a-like yields the protein MASSSSSGLTFKLHPLVIVNISDHYTRVKSQLNLPPSLTSTSSAATSNNNNNNSNGGENNQQKPPRVYGCVIGVQRGRTVEIFNSFELIYDPSTRSLDRSFLEKKQELYKKVFPHFYVLGWYSTGSDAQESDMHFHKALMDINESPLYVLLNPAINPAQKDLPVTIYESELHVIDGVPQLIFVRSSYTIETVEAERISVDHVAHLKPSGGSAATQLAAQLTGIHSAIKMLNSRIRVVHQYLVGMQKGDIPCESSLLRQVSSLLRRLPAIESEKFQDDFLMEYNDTLLITYLAMFTNCSSTMNELVDKFNTAYDRHSRRGGRTAFI from the exons ATGGCGTCATCGTCGAGCAGCGGCCTCACCTTCAAGCTTCATCCGTTGGTAATCGTAAACATATCGGATCACTACACTCGTGTCAAGTCTCAGTTGAACCTTCCTCCGTCACTCACATCCACTTCTTCCGCCGCCACctcaaataataacaataacaacagCAACGGTGGCGAAAACAATCAACAGAAACCGCCTAGAGTCTACGGTTGCGTCATAGGTGTCCAAAGAGGTCGAACCGTCGAGATCTTCAATAGCTTCGAGCTTATTTACGATCCTTCTACCCGTTCCCTCGACCGGTCCTTCCTCGAGAAGAAACAAGAGCTTT ATAAGAAGGTTTTCCCTCACTTTTATGTTCTTGGATGGTACTCTACCGGTAGCGATGCTCAGGAATCTGATATGCATTTCCATAAAGCC TTGATGGATATTAATGAAAGCCCTCTCTATGTGCTTCTAAATCCTGCAATCAATCCTGCTCAAAAGGATCTCCCCGTCACAATTTATGAAAGTG AGCTGCACGTCATAGATGGGGTTCCACAGCTTATTTTTGTCCGTTCAAGCTACACAATTGAG ACAGTTGAAGCAGAAAGGATCTCTGTGGATCATGTTGCCCATCTAAAGCCATCTGGAGGTTCAGCAGCAACTCAAT TGGCTGCTCAGCTTACCGGTATACATAGCGCCATCAAGATGTTGAATAGCAGAATCAGGGTGGTTCATCAATATCTTGTTGGAATGCAAAAAG GTGATATTCCTTGCGAAAGTTCACTGTTAAGGCAAGTATCAAGCCTCCTCCGAAGGTTACCTGCAATTGAATCAGAAAAATTTCAAGATGACTTCCTAATG GAATATAACGACACATTATTGATTACTTATCTTGCTATGTTCACTAACTGTTCAAG CACAATGAACGAGCTGGTCGACAAATTCAACACCGCATACGATAGGCACAGTCGAAGGGGTGGCCGGACTGCTTTCATCTGA
- the LOC108467497 gene encoding putative 4-hydroxy-4-methyl-2-oxoglutarate aldolase 3: protein MAAFATAEACDSNTALLASGELRALEPIFKIYGQRRSFSGPIVTLKVFEDNVLVRQLLETRGEGRVLVIDGGGSKRCALVGGNLAQSAQNMGWSGIVVNGCIRDVDEINACDIGVRALGSNPLKSNKKAIGEKHAPISIAGTLIRDGEWLYADSDGILISKMELSI, encoded by the coding sequence ATGGCTGCCTTTGCAACTGCCGAGGCCTGCGATTCAAACACAGCGCTTTTGGCAAGCGGTGAACTGCGTGCTCTAGAACCGATTTTCAAGATATACGGGCAACGTCGTTCATTCTCAGGACCCATTGTAACACTCAAGGTGTTTGAGGACAATGTCCTGGTGAGGCAGCTTCTTGAAACCCGAGGTGAAGGAAGAGTTCTAGTCATAGATGGTGGGGGAAGCAAAAGGTGTGCTTTGGTCGGAGGAAACTTGGCGCAGTCGGCTCAAAACATGGGTTGGTCTGGTATTGTAGTGAATGGGTGCATTCGAGATGTGGATGAGATTAATGCATGTGATATCGGCgtccgagcattgggatctaatCCCTTGAAATCAAATAAAAAGGCAATTGGTGAAAAGCATGCCCCGATCAGCATTGCCGGAACCTTAATCCGTGATGGCGAATGGTTGTATGCCGATAGTGACGGCATTCTTATCTCGAAAATGGAACTATCTATCTAA
- the LOC108470236 gene encoding probable WRKY transcription factor 2 isoform X2 — protein sequence MAGIDDNVSIIGDWIPPTQSPRTFFTAMLGDDSGSKQVSKAPLENKSEGLFLGENSDKMDVNQGCEPSNESTFEQKSSTRAGLLERMAARAGFNAPRLNTENIRSTDTSLNPEIRSPYLTIPPGLSPTTLLESPVFVSNSLAQPSPTTGKFSFIPNVNDRSCIPESRDKSEDNYFEDINASSFAFKPIAESNSSFLLGAMSKVTPASLPQRSFSNIEVSVQSENSQASRSVDPRKLQQQNSNMLSLQADFLRSSTEKDTGSNNSADQRVFDPVGGSVEHSLPLDEPQDEEGDQRVSGDCMAGGAPSEDGYNWRKYGQKQVKGSEYPRSYYKCTHPTCQVKKKVERSHEGHITEIIYKGAHNHPKPPPNRRSSIGSSNPLIDMQLELPEQTGLQNGTDGEPVWATAQKGTVAATHDWTHENIEMTSSATICPENGTAPTPNGTHIESGDAVDASSTFSNDEDEDDRGTHGSVSLGYDGEGDESESKRRKIEAYTTEMSGATRAIREPRVVVQTTSEVDILDDGYRWRKYGQKVVKGNPNPRSYYKCTSAGCTVRKHVERASHDLKSVITTYEGKHNHDVPAARNSSHVNSATSNTATALTSSSVQTHAHRSEPSQLHNSMVRPTSFGPFTLPGRQQLGPSPGFSFGMNQPGLANLAMAGLGPGQPKMPVLPLHPYMPHQRQGNEMGFRLPKGEAKMEPMSDPGLDLSNNTSVYQQLMSRLPLGPQM from the exons ATGGCCGGTATCGATGATAACGTTTCTATTATCGGAGATTGGATTCCTCCTACTCAGAGTCCAAGGACCTTTTTCACAGCTATGTTAGGTGATGACAGTGGTTCAAAACAAGTGTCTAAAGCTcctcttgaaaataaaagtgagGGACTCTTTCTGGGAGAGAATAGTGATAAAATGGATGTTAACCAAGGTTGTGAACCGTCAAATGAATCGACTTTTGAGCAAAAATCAAGTACACGGGCTGGTTTGTTGGAAAGGATGGCAGCCAGAGCTGGTTTTAATGCTCCGAGGTTGAATACTGAAAACATCAGGTCTACTGATACTTCGCTTAACCCCGAGATTCGTTCTCCTTACTTGACAATACCTCCTGGTCTCAGCCCTACAACACTGCTGGAATCTCCGGTTTTTGTTTCGAATTCGTTG GCACAGCCATCCCCGACTACTGGAAAGTTCTCATTCATTCCTAATGTTAATGATAGGAGCTGTATCCCAGAGTCTCGTGATAAAAGTGAGGATAACTATTTTGAAGACATCAATGCATCATCATTTGCCTTCAAGCCCATTGCAGaatcgaattcctcttttctccTTGGTGCGATGAGTAAA GTTACTCCAGCCAGTCTTCCTCAGCGGTCTTTTTCTAACATTGAAGTTTCAGTTCAGTCCGAGAATTCTCAGGCATCTCGAAGCGTAGACCCGAGGAAACTGCAACAACAAAACAGCAACATGCTTAGCCTTCAGGCAGATTTCTTGAGGTCATCAACTGAAAAAGATACGGGGAGTAACAACTCTGCAGACCAAAGGGTCTTTGATCCCGTTGGTGGGAGTGTTGAACATTCATTGCCTCTTGATGAGCCCCAGGATGAAGAAGGAGATCAAAGAGTCAGTGGAGATTGCATGGCTGGTGGTGCGCCATCTGAGGATGGATATAATTGGAGGAAATATGGGCAAAAACAAGTTAAAGGAAGTGAATATCCTCGTAGTTATTATAAATGCACACATCCAACTTGTCAGGTTAAGAAGAAAGTCGAACGTTCTCATGAAGGTCACATAACGGAAATAATATACAAGGGAGCTCACAACCATCCCAAGCCTCCCCCTAACCGTCGATCATCCATTGGATCATCTAACCCATTAATTGACATGCAACTTGAACTCCCCGAACAAACTGGCCTTCAAAATGGTACAGATGGTGAGCCTGTTTGGGCAACTGCACAGAAGGGAACAGTTGCTGCTACTCATGACTGGACGCATGAAAACATCGAGATGACATCTTCTGCAACTATATGTCCAGAGAACGGCACTGCACCGACCCCAAATGGTACTCACATTGAATCAGGTGATGCAGTGGATGCCTCATCTACATTCTCTAatgatgaagatgaagatgatCGGGGGACACATGGCAGTGTCTCGTTAGGTTACGACGGTGAAGGAGATGAATCTGAATCAAAGAGAAG GAAAATCGAAGCCTATACAACAGAAATGAGTGGAGCCACACGAGCTATTCGTGAACCTAGGGTTGTGGTCCAGACAACCAGTGAGGTAGATATCCTAGATGATGGATATCGGTGGCGCAAGTATGGCCAGAAAGTAGTGAAAGGAAATCCAAATCCAAG GAGTTACTACAAATGCACAAGTGCTGGCTGCACCGTGAGGAAGCATGTGGAGAGGGCATCACATGACCTTAAATCAGTAATTACTACTTATGAAGGAAAGCATAATCATGATGTTCCAGCTGCTCGTAATAGCAGTCATGTCAATTCTGCTACTTCGAACACAGCAACCGCCCTCACTTCTTCTTCTGTCCAAACCCATGCCCACAGGTCAGAGCCATCACAACTTCACAACAGCATGGTTAGACCGACATCATTCGGTCCATTTACCCTGCCTGGAAGGCAACAACTGGGGCCTTCACCCGGCTTCTCCTTTGGAATGAATCAACCAGGCCTAGCAAATTTGGCAATGGCTGGATTAGGCCCTGGACAACCGAAGATGCCGGTTCTGCCTCTTCATCCATACATGCCTCACCAACGCCAGGGTAACGAAATGGGTTTCAGGTTGCCAAAAGGAGAAGCAAAGATGGAACCGATGTCTGACCCGGGTTTGGATCTATCCAACAACACATCAGTATACCAGCAACTAATGAGTAGGCTGCCCCTTGGACCACAGATGTAA
- the LOC108470236 gene encoding probable WRKY transcription factor 2 isoform X1 has protein sequence MAGIDDNVSIIGDWIPPTQSPRTFFTAMLGDDSGSKQVSKAPLENKSEGLFLGENSDKMDVNQGCEPSNESTFEQKSSTRAGLLERMAARAGFNAPRLNTENIRSTDTSLNPEIRSPYLTIPPGLSPTTLLESPVFVSNSLAQPSPTTGKFSFIPNVNDRSCIPESRDKSEDNYFEDINASSFAFKPIAESNSSFLLGAMSKVTPASLPQRSFSNIEVSVQSENSQASRSVDPRKLQQQNSNMLSLQADFLRSSTEKDTGSNNSADQRVFDPVGGSVEHSLPLDEPQDEEGDQRVSGDCMAGGAPSEDGYNWRKYGQKQVKGSEYPRSYYKCTHPTCQVKKKVERSHEGHITEIIYKGAHNHPKPPPNRRSSIGSSNPLIDMQLELPEQTGLQNGTDGEPVWATAQKGTVAATHDWTHENIEMTSSATICPENGTAPTPNGTHIESGDAVDASSTFSNDEDEDDRGTHGSVSLGYDGEGDESESKRRKIEAYTTEMSGATRAIREPRVVVQTTSEVDILDDGYRWRKYGQKVVKGNPNPRARLLLFQCRSYYKCTSAGCTVRKHVERASHDLKSVITTYEGKHNHDVPAARNSSHVNSATSNTATALTSSSVQTHAHRSEPSQLHNSMVRPTSFGPFTLPGRQQLGPSPGFSFGMNQPGLANLAMAGLGPGQPKMPVLPLHPYMPHQRQGNEMGFRLPKGEAKMEPMSDPGLDLSNNTSVYQQLMSRLPLGPQM, from the exons ATGGCCGGTATCGATGATAACGTTTCTATTATCGGAGATTGGATTCCTCCTACTCAGAGTCCAAGGACCTTTTTCACAGCTATGTTAGGTGATGACAGTGGTTCAAAACAAGTGTCTAAAGCTcctcttgaaaataaaagtgagGGACTCTTTCTGGGAGAGAATAGTGATAAAATGGATGTTAACCAAGGTTGTGAACCGTCAAATGAATCGACTTTTGAGCAAAAATCAAGTACACGGGCTGGTTTGTTGGAAAGGATGGCAGCCAGAGCTGGTTTTAATGCTCCGAGGTTGAATACTGAAAACATCAGGTCTACTGATACTTCGCTTAACCCCGAGATTCGTTCTCCTTACTTGACAATACCTCCTGGTCTCAGCCCTACAACACTGCTGGAATCTCCGGTTTTTGTTTCGAATTCGTTG GCACAGCCATCCCCGACTACTGGAAAGTTCTCATTCATTCCTAATGTTAATGATAGGAGCTGTATCCCAGAGTCTCGTGATAAAAGTGAGGATAACTATTTTGAAGACATCAATGCATCATCATTTGCCTTCAAGCCCATTGCAGaatcgaattcctcttttctccTTGGTGCGATGAGTAAA GTTACTCCAGCCAGTCTTCCTCAGCGGTCTTTTTCTAACATTGAAGTTTCAGTTCAGTCCGAGAATTCTCAGGCATCTCGAAGCGTAGACCCGAGGAAACTGCAACAACAAAACAGCAACATGCTTAGCCTTCAGGCAGATTTCTTGAGGTCATCAACTGAAAAAGATACGGGGAGTAACAACTCTGCAGACCAAAGGGTCTTTGATCCCGTTGGTGGGAGTGTTGAACATTCATTGCCTCTTGATGAGCCCCAGGATGAAGAAGGAGATCAAAGAGTCAGTGGAGATTGCATGGCTGGTGGTGCGCCATCTGAGGATGGATATAATTGGAGGAAATATGGGCAAAAACAAGTTAAAGGAAGTGAATATCCTCGTAGTTATTATAAATGCACACATCCAACTTGTCAGGTTAAGAAGAAAGTCGAACGTTCTCATGAAGGTCACATAACGGAAATAATATACAAGGGAGCTCACAACCATCCCAAGCCTCCCCCTAACCGTCGATCATCCATTGGATCATCTAACCCATTAATTGACATGCAACTTGAACTCCCCGAACAAACTGGCCTTCAAAATGGTACAGATGGTGAGCCTGTTTGGGCAACTGCACAGAAGGGAACAGTTGCTGCTACTCATGACTGGACGCATGAAAACATCGAGATGACATCTTCTGCAACTATATGTCCAGAGAACGGCACTGCACCGACCCCAAATGGTACTCACATTGAATCAGGTGATGCAGTGGATGCCTCATCTACATTCTCTAatgatgaagatgaagatgatCGGGGGACACATGGCAGTGTCTCGTTAGGTTACGACGGTGAAGGAGATGAATCTGAATCAAAGAGAAG GAAAATCGAAGCCTATACAACAGAAATGAGTGGAGCCACACGAGCTATTCGTGAACCTAGGGTTGTGGTCCAGACAACCAGTGAGGTAGATATCCTAGATGATGGATATCGGTGGCGCAAGTATGGCCAGAAAGTAGTGAAAGGAAATCCAAATCCAAG AGCTCGTTTGCTATTGTTTCAATGCAGGAGTTACTACAAATGCACAAGTGCTGGCTGCACCGTGAGGAAGCATGTGGAGAGGGCATCACATGACCTTAAATCAGTAATTACTACTTATGAAGGAAAGCATAATCATGATGTTCCAGCTGCTCGTAATAGCAGTCATGTCAATTCTGCTACTTCGAACACAGCAACCGCCCTCACTTCTTCTTCTGTCCAAACCCATGCCCACAGGTCAGAGCCATCACAACTTCACAACAGCATGGTTAGACCGACATCATTCGGTCCATTTACCCTGCCTGGAAGGCAACAACTGGGGCCTTCACCCGGCTTCTCCTTTGGAATGAATCAACCAGGCCTAGCAAATTTGGCAATGGCTGGATTAGGCCCTGGACAACCGAAGATGCCGGTTCTGCCTCTTCATCCATACATGCCTCACCAACGCCAGGGTAACGAAATGGGTTTCAGGTTGCCAAAAGGAGAAGCAAAGATGGAACCGATGTCTGACCCGGGTTTGGATCTATCCAACAACACATCAGTATACCAGCAACTAATGAGTAGGCTGCCCCTTGGACCACAGATGTAA